One genomic window of Quercus robur chromosome 6, dhQueRobu3.1, whole genome shotgun sequence includes the following:
- the LOC126732669 gene encoding methylesterase 10-like, translating to MGDDVKHFVLVHGVCHGSWCWYRLIALLKQAGHRVTALDLGACGINPKQLNEITSIWDYVHPLMEFMTSLPQGESVILVGHSYAGLCISLAMESFPEKVSPGVFVTAYMPDFKSPPLTLIQEYFKRTPKESTMDCQLSLDSVLFGPDYMRTKVYAHCRSEDLELAKVLIRPNGLFMEDFSKEGMLTEEKYGSIDRVFIVCEEDEVMKEDFQRLIIEDSPPKEVILIREAGHMVMLSKPSVLCQRLLEVAGRYHRLY from the exons ATGGGAGATGATGTGAAGCACTTTGTTTTAGTTCATGGAGTTTGCCATGGGTCTTGGTGCTGGTACAGGCTTATCGCTCTGCTCAAACAAGCTGGTCACCGCGTCACCGCTTTGGACCTTGGTGCTTGTGGGATCAACCCCAAACAGCTAAATGAGATCACTTCTATTTGGGACTACGTGCACCCGTTGATGGAGTTCATGACCTCTCTCCCTCAAGGTGAGTCTGTGATTTTGGTTGGTCATAGCTATGCCGGCCTTTGTATCTCTCTAGCCATGGAAAGCTTCCCAGAAAAAGTTTCACCAGGAGTTTTTGTCACAGCCTATATGCCAGACTTCAAATCTCCACCACTAACTCTCATCCAAGAA TATTTCAAAAGGACCCCAAAAGAATCCACAATGGATTGCCAATTATCTTTAGATTCGGTATTATTTGGTCCGGATTATATGAGAACCAAGGTGTACGCCCACTGTCGATCAGAG GATTTGGAATTGGCTAAAGTGTTGATAAGGCCAAATGGATTGTTCATGGAAGACTTTTCTAAGGAGGGTATGTTAACAGAAGAGAAGTATGGGTCAATTGATCGGGTTTTTATAGTTTGCGAAGAAGATGAAGTGATGAAAGAGGATTTCCAACGCTTGATAATCGAGGACAGCCCCCCAAAAGAAGTGATTTTAATTAGGGAAGCTGGGCATATGGTGATGCTCTCAAAACCCAGTGTACTTTGCCAAAGGTTATTGGAAGTTGCTGGCAGATATCATCGTCTTTATTAG